In Oncorhynchus tshawytscha isolate Ot180627B linkage group LG08, Otsh_v2.0, whole genome shotgun sequence, the genomic window cacacagccccagccacagcccacaggcccaccaccagcccacagccccagcccacagccccaccacacagccccaccaccccaccacacagcccacagccccagcccacagcccacagccccaccacaaagCCCCAGCCCCACTGccccagccccaccacacagccccagccccagccccaccaccagcccacagccccagcccacagcccacagccgacagccccaccacacagcccacagccccaccaccagccccagcccccagcccacagccccaccaccagcccacagccccaccacacagccccagccccacagccccagcccacaaccccaccaccagcccacagccccagcccacagccccaccacacagccccagccccacagccccagccctagccccagcccacagccccaccacacagccccagccacagcccacaggcccaccaccagcccacagccccagcccacagccccaccacacagccccaccaccccaccacacagcccacagccccagcccacagccccaccacaaagCCCCAGCCCcactgccccagccccagcccacagccccaccaccagcccacagccccaccaccagcccacagccccaccacacagcccacagccccaccacacagcccacagccgacagccccaccacacagcccacagccccaccaccagccccagccccacagcccacagccccaccaccagccccagccccagcccacagccccaccacacagcccacagccccaccacacagcccacagccccaccacagccccagccccccaGCCCACCGCCCCACAccaccagccccagcccacagccccaccacacagccccagccccacggccccagccccagcccacagccccaccacacagccccagccccatcagtcccaccaccagccccagccccagcccacagccccaccacacagccccagccccaccacatagccccagcccacagccccaccacacagccccagccccagcccacagccccaccaccagccccagcccacagccccaccaccagccccacagccccagcccacagccccatcacacagcccacagccccatcccacagccccaccacacagcccaccaaacagcccacagccccaccacaaatccccagccccacagccccagccccaccacacagccccaccaCCAGCCAACAGCCcaaccacacagccccagccccacagccccagccccacagccccagccccagcccacagccccaccacacagccccagccccacagccccagcccacaggcccaccaccagcccacagcccc contains:
- the LOC121847007 gene encoding extensin-like, with amino-acid sequence TTSPSPQPTAPPPAHTHSPTTSPSPTAHSPTTSPSPSPQPHHTAHSPTTQPTAPPQPQPPSPPPHTTSPSPQPHHTAPAPRPQPQPTAPPHSPSPISPTTSPSPSPQPHHTAPAPPHSPSPQPHHTAPAPAHS